In bacterium, a single window of DNA contains:
- a CDS encoding SulP family inorganic anion transporter, which produces MPRRSLRRLYQDEFAGYRPDTFRQDLLAGLTVAAVALPLALAFGVASGASAAAGLVTAIIAGLVIGALSGAPYQISGPTGAMSAILILLAQRHGLEGVLLAGLLSGGMLLAIGLLRLGRFIAFIPAPVITGFTSGIALIIAIGQLDAFLGIRTAEADSAIAKLLVLAQGGWTPQWQAVATGLLVALPMALWPARWGNRLPASLAGLALASSAAGLFHWPVATIGEIPGSLLLPDRLSLATLPWGRLDEFLAPAMTITALGAVESLLCGMVASNMTGVRLQANQELVAQGVGNLLLPFFGGVPATAAIARTSVGIRSGGRTRLTSILHSLFLLCSMWLLAPLMGRIPLAALAGVLLITAWRMNEWAAIRFLFGHRFKSAILAFSVTLVATIALDLTQAILISTALAGAIYISQSAALHVEVQPMDRAKLAARGIEVEGDCPHIQVAFVTGPLFFAAVGNFNEAFAKLGRCHALILSMRGVPLVDTAGLEAIHRLRDHLREQDGHLMLAGVHDRVRVMMERGGILDAVGRENLFWSSDQAIVEAERRGCAHCARPARWTWHGVAGTGSTVYEDPADDPMFEDEA; this is translated from the coding sequence ATGCCCCGCCGTTCCCTCCGCCGCCTCTACCAGGACGAGTTCGCCGGCTACCGCCCCGACACCTTCCGCCAGGATCTGCTCGCCGGCCTCACCGTGGCCGCCGTGGCCCTGCCCCTGGCCCTCGCCTTCGGCGTGGCCTCCGGCGCCAGCGCCGCAGCGGGCCTGGTCACGGCCATCATCGCCGGCCTGGTGATCGGCGCCCTCTCCGGCGCGCCCTACCAGATCTCCGGCCCCACCGGCGCCATGAGCGCCATCCTCATCCTGCTCGCCCAGCGCCATGGCCTGGAGGGCGTCCTGCTGGCGGGACTCCTCTCGGGGGGCATGCTCCTGGCGATCGGGCTGTTGCGGCTGGGACGCTTCATCGCCTTCATCCCGGCCCCCGTCATCACCGGCTTCACCAGCGGCATCGCCCTCATCATCGCCATCGGCCAGCTGGACGCCTTCCTGGGCATCCGCACGGCCGAGGCCGACTCGGCCATCGCCAAGCTGCTGGTGCTGGCGCAGGGCGGCTGGACGCCCCAATGGCAGGCGGTGGCCACCGGCCTGCTCGTGGCCCTGCCCATGGCGCTCTGGCCCGCCCGCTGGGGCAACCGCCTGCCGGCCAGCCTGGCGGGCCTCGCCCTCGCCAGCTCGGCGGCCGGCCTGTTCCACTGGCCGGTGGCCACCATCGGCGAGATTCCCGGCTCCCTCCTCCTGCCCGATCGGCTCAGCCTGGCCACGCTGCCCTGGGGGCGCCTGGACGAGTTCCTGGCACCGGCCATGACCATCACGGCCCTGGGCGCGGTGGAGTCGCTCCTCTGCGGCATGGTGGCCTCCAACATGACCGGCGTGCGTCTGCAAGCCAACCAGGAGCTGGTGGCGCAGGGCGTGGGCAACCTGCTGCTGCCCTTCTTCGGTGGCGTGCCCGCCACCGCCGCCATCGCGCGGACCAGCGTGGGCATCCGCTCCGGGGGGCGCACGCGCTTGACCAGCATCCTCCACTCCCTCTTCCTGCTCTGCTCCATGTGGCTGCTGGCGCCCCTCATGGGCCGCATCCCGCTGGCGGCGCTGGCCGGCGTCCTGCTCATCACGGCCTGGCGCATGAATGAGTGGGCGGCCATCCGCTTCCTCTTCGGGCACCGCTTCAAGTCGGCCATCCTCGCCTTCTCCGTCACCCTGGTGGCCACCATCGCCCTCGACCTGACCCAGGCCATCCTCATCAGCACGGCCCTGGCCGGCGCCATCTACATCAGCCAGAGCGCCGCCCTCCACGTGGAGGTGCAGCCCATGGACCGCGCCAAGCTGGCCGCCCGCGGCATCGAAGTGGAGGGCGACTGTCCGCACATCCAGGTGGCCTTCGTCACCGGGCCGCTCTTCTTCGCCGCCGTGGGCAACTTCAACGAGGCCTTCGCCAAACTGGGCCGCTGCCACGCCCTCATTCTCAGCATGCGCGGCGTGCCGCTGGTGGACACGGCGGGCCTGGAGGCCATCCACCGCCTGCGGGACCACCTGCGGGAGCAGGACGGCCACCTGATGCTGGCGGGGGTCCACGACCGCGTGAGGGTCATGATGGAGCGGGGCGGCATCCTGGACGCCGTCGGCCGGGAGAACCTGTTCTGGAGCAGCGACCAGGCCATCGTCGAGGCGGAGCGGCGGGGCTGCGCCCATTGCGCCAGGCCCGCCCGCTGGACCTGGCACGGCGTGGCCGGCACAGGCAGCACGGTCTACGAGGATCCGGCCGACGACCCCATGTTCGAAGACGAGGCATAG
- a CDS encoding DUF2087 domain-containing protein, translating to MEANGLLVAKALADPARLAALRALLERPHYAEELAGRLGLAPSTLAFHLKKLEEGGLVEKRREQYFSVYSVCWPVLERPLLELVAGDAQEDRRERERLAAYCRRVLQTFAPHGRVEHLPVQQKKRRLLLEEFAALLEPGRSYPEREVNELFAAHFPDYCTVRRELVDLGLLRRDQQVYRLNEAWRPAGPSWLREGWDEGRAESGAGGREARPAGQAGVYCITHLPSGRRFLGRAGAVASRLRSQRAQLELGVHRCAALQEDWSRDGAVAFRLEVLAILEDANESMAQRGRRLAQLEAEWRQQLGGGDYASSSNMGSSAGSS from the coding sequence ATGGAAGCCAATGGACTGCTGGTGGCCAAGGCCCTGGCCGACCCGGCGCGGCTGGCGGCGCTACGGGCGCTGCTGGAGCGCCCACACTACGCCGAGGAACTGGCCGGGCGCCTCGGCCTGGCGCCCTCGACCCTCGCCTTCCACCTGAAGAAGCTGGAGGAGGGCGGGCTGGTGGAGAAGCGCCGCGAGCAGTACTTCTCCGTCTACTCGGTGTGCTGGCCGGTGCTGGAGCGGCCCCTGCTGGAGCTGGTGGCCGGCGACGCGCAGGAGGACCGGCGGGAGCGGGAGCGCCTGGCCGCCTACTGCCGCCGCGTGCTGCAGACCTTCGCGCCCCATGGCCGGGTCGAACACCTGCCCGTGCAGCAGAAGAAGCGCCGCCTGCTCCTCGAGGAGTTCGCCGCCCTGCTCGAACCCGGCCGCAGCTACCCCGAGCGCGAGGTCAACGAACTCTTCGCCGCCCACTTCCCCGACTACTGCACCGTGCGGCGGGAGCTGGTGGACTTGGGCCTGCTGCGGCGCGACCAACAGGTCTACCGCCTGAACGAGGCCTGGCGGCCGGCCGGTCCCTCCTGGCTGCGGGAGGGTTGGGACGAGGGGCGGGCGGAGTCCGGCGCGGGCGGCCGGGAGGCGCGGCCCGCCGGCCAGGCCGGCGTCTACTGCATCACCCACCTGCCCAGCGGTCGGCGCTTCCTGGGGCGGGCCGGCGCCGTGGCCAGCCGTCTGCGCTCCCAGCGGGCGCAGCTGGAACTGGGCGTGCATCGCTGCGCGGCCCTGCAGGAGGATTGGTCGCGGGACGGCGCGGTGGCCTTCCGGCTGGAAGTACTTGCCATCCTGGAGGACGCCAACGAAAGCATGGCCCAGCGCGGCCGCCGCCTGGCGCAGTTGGAGGCGGAGTGGCGGCAACAGCTGGGGGGCGGGGACTATGCCTCGTCTTCGAACATGGGGTCGTCGGCCGGATCCTCGTAG
- a CDS encoding helix-turn-helix transcriptional regulator — protein sequence MNVLDPTQLGAAIRARRKHLRVTQRDLALTCGIGVRFIVDLEKGKATCQIGKTLHVLRALGLRLDITQQSNLNNEAV from the coding sequence ATGAACGTGCTTGATCCAACTCAGCTGGGCGCCGCCATCCGCGCAAGGCGCAAACATTTGCGGGTCACCCAGAGGGATCTGGCCTTAACCTGCGGGATAGGCGTGCGCTTCATTGTCGATCTGGAGAAAGGCAAAGCCACGTGCCAGATTGGGAAAACCCTCCACGTCCTTAGGGCGCTTGGTTTGAGGCTAGACATCACACAACAGTCTAACCTAAACAATGAAGCCGTTTAA